In the Gemmatimonas sp. genome, one interval contains:
- a CDS encoding glycerophosphodiester phosphodiesterase, which produces MHIPDIIAHRGSSRECLENTLAAFSRALEQQADGIELDVHGSADGHVVVHHDSVLSLERGGNAGGTAAIRDLTLSEIRTARLHGGHPLPLLDDVLALVGTQATVYVEVKAARIEAAVAAVLDRHPTVRTAVHSFDHRIPATVRVTRPTTAIGFLSDSYLIDPVGMLHPTAPDALWQYTHLIDEALVIAAHDRGTKVIAWTENDPVRAHLLAAWGVDGLCTDVPATIRAAFYP; this is translated from the coding sequence ATGCATATACCAGACATCATCGCCCATCGCGGCTCGTCGCGCGAGTGCCTCGAGAACACTCTCGCCGCCTTCAGCCGAGCCCTCGAACAACAGGCAGACGGCATCGAGCTCGACGTGCATGGGTCGGCCGACGGCCACGTGGTGGTGCATCACGACTCGGTGCTTTCTCTGGAACGGGGTGGAAACGCCGGAGGCACTGCGGCGATTCGCGACCTGACGCTGTCGGAGATCCGTACCGCGCGGCTGCACGGCGGGCATCCGCTGCCGCTTCTCGACGATGTGCTGGCGCTGGTCGGGACGCAGGCGACGGTCTACGTCGAGGTGAAGGCTGCACGCATCGAGGCGGCGGTCGCTGCCGTGCTGGACCGCCACCCCACCGTGCGGACGGCGGTGCACTCATTCGACCATCGCATTCCCGCCACGGTCAGGGTGACTCGCCCGACCACGGCGATCGGGTTCTTATCCGACTCGTATCTCATTGACCCGGTGGGCATGCTTCACCCCACCGCGCCGGACGCGCTTTGGCAATACACCCACCTGATCGACGAAGCGCTCGTGATCGCGGCTCACGACCGTGGCACCAAGGTGATCGCGTGGACCGAAAACGATCCGGTGCGCGCGCATCTCCTCGCCGCATGGGGCGTAGACGGCCTCTGCACGGATGTACCGGCGACCATTCGCGCGGCGTTCTATCCCTGA
- a CDS encoding RNA polymerase sigma factor, producing MIQAEQTDDASVDSALIAQWMAGDERAATAIVERHAGALARFAVRLGVEEDVDELVQDTFIRAFSALESFRSDSSLRTWLFTIERRLVIDRRRSSARRGREVEVDDGYAATEYDALDALVADEAAQRMASAIGRLTRMQREVFTLRVQEGRSYREIAEILDSSEGAARVHYHNAMRAVKEFLDD from the coding sequence ATGATCCAAGCCGAACAGACCGATGACGCGTCCGTCGATAGCGCCCTCATTGCGCAGTGGATGGCGGGTGACGAGCGGGCCGCCACGGCGATAGTCGAGCGGCACGCGGGCGCGCTGGCGCGTTTTGCGGTCCGTTTGGGGGTCGAGGAGGATGTCGACGAGTTGGTGCAGGACACGTTCATCAGGGCATTTTCGGCGCTCGAGTCGTTCCGGTCGGACAGTTCGCTGCGCACGTGGTTGTTTACCATCGAACGTCGGCTCGTCATCGATCGGCGACGATCGTCGGCTCGGCGGGGGCGTGAGGTCGAAGTAGACGACGGTTATGCGGCTACCGAATACGACGCGCTCGACGCCTTGGTGGCGGATGAAGCCGCGCAGCGGATGGCCTCGGCGATTGGTCGTCTAACACGCATGCAGCGTGAGGTGTTTACGCTTCGTGTGCAGGAAGGGCGGAGTTACAGGGAGATCGCGGAAATCCTCGACAGTTCTGAGGGCGCCGCCCGGGTGCACTACCACAACGCGATGCGAGCCGTGAAGGAGTTTCTCGATGACTGA
- a CDS encoding zf-HC2 domain-containing protein produces the protein MTECRTPEMQDLLPDYVSASLDAAAAALVEQHLSICDPCRDDIAVLRLARAVRSKAVTVDVAKIVANLPRPTPTLRLLRSSSDTSPDAAPSRAAAPTSAPVSALRPRRNWSGSVWQVAAAVGVMIVGGTSLIVSRNSPNSLTGARSNEARLAEAAESAWSRTPAPGVQPSATIAALDSPANIGSAGRESRVSVSYGDLGDYSEAELQRMLDRLEKWDGTSSTEPLPTLPVVSTSGGSAP, from the coding sequence ATGACTGAGTGCCGGACACCGGAGATGCAGGACCTGTTGCCCGACTATGTGTCGGCGTCGCTTGATGCGGCCGCCGCGGCATTGGTGGAGCAGCACCTGTCGATCTGCGACCCGTGTCGCGACGACATCGCCGTGCTGCGCCTGGCGCGCGCGGTTCGGTCAAAGGCCGTGACCGTCGATGTCGCGAAGATCGTGGCGAACCTGCCGCGGCCCACGCCGACGTTGAGACTTCTACGATCGTCCAGTGACACATCGCCGGATGCCGCGCCGTCGCGAGCCGCCGCGCCGACGAGCGCGCCGGTGAGCGCGCTGCGTCCTCGGCGCAACTGGTCGGGATCCGTCTGGCAAGTGGCGGCGGCGGTCGGCGTGATGATCGTAGGTGGCACCTCGCTCATCGTGTCGCGAAACAGTCCGAATAGCCTTACAGGTGCTCGTTCGAACGAGGCCCGGCTGGCGGAAGCCGCCGAAAGCGCATGGTCGCGGACGCCGGCGCCTGGCGTGCAGCCGTCGGCGACGATCGCGGCACTGGATTCGCCCGCGAACATCGGCAGCGCCGGTCGCGAATCGCGGGTGTCCGTGTCGTACGGCGATCTTGGCGACTACTCCGAAGCCGAGCTGCAGCGCATGCTCGATCGCCTCGAGAAATGGGATGGCACGAGCTCCACTGAGCCGTTGCCGACGCTACCTGTTGTATCGACGTCTGGAGGGTCCGCACCATGA
- a CDS encoding leucyl aminopeptidase encodes MPFSLQLSHAAPASVDSPLLAIVLSQDLTLDDALRAVDSPLAGAIQRSIARRDFRGGRDETMLFVGGDTGAHRVLLVGRGSAPLTRATARRAAAIAARQAGKLGTGAMHLVLAGGDANADAIEGLALGAAAGSWAYPDLQAQPPEKDRRARLESVTVLGADTDAVRAGFAAGAAVAEGQAIAKRLGMMPGNVCTPETFVEVGREIAARHGMTLTVLGRAEMEQEKMGSFLCVAQGTPEEPRLVALEYRGGAPDQQPVVLIGKGLCFDTGGISIKPAPEMEWMKFDMSGAGGVMGAMDAIGRLKLPVNVVGIIGSTTNMPSGTAVKPGDVVRASNGKTIEIINTDAEGRLVLADLLVFAKRFNPAIAIDAATLTGAIVIGLGANAVGVFGKDQSAVDEVLAAGAASGEPGWPLPLWDEYKEQIKSDVADLKNTGGRAAGSITAALFLQEFVDGYPWVHLDVAGTAYSQVDLGWIPKGPTGTPVGTFVEIVRARARR; translated from the coding sequence ATGCCCTTTTCGCTCCAGCTCAGTCATGCCGCTCCCGCCTCGGTCGACTCACCGTTGCTGGCGATCGTGCTGTCTCAGGACCTGACACTCGACGACGCCCTGCGCGCCGTGGATTCGCCGCTCGCCGGCGCGATCCAGCGGTCGATCGCCCGACGCGATTTCCGTGGCGGACGCGATGAGACCATGTTGTTCGTCGGTGGCGACACGGGTGCTCATCGTGTCCTGCTGGTTGGTCGCGGATCGGCGCCGCTCACGCGCGCTACCGCCCGACGTGCGGCGGCCATCGCGGCGCGGCAGGCGGGCAAGCTCGGTACCGGTGCAATGCACCTCGTACTCGCCGGTGGGGACGCGAACGCCGACGCCATCGAAGGACTCGCGCTTGGAGCGGCCGCCGGGAGTTGGGCCTATCCCGATCTGCAGGCTCAGCCGCCCGAGAAGGATCGGCGGGCGCGCCTGGAGTCGGTCACGGTGCTGGGCGCCGACACTGATGCCGTGCGGGCGGGCTTCGCGGCCGGTGCGGCGGTGGCGGAGGGGCAGGCGATCGCCAAGCGGCTCGGCATGATGCCCGGCAACGTGTGTACGCCCGAGACGTTTGTCGAAGTGGGGCGCGAGATCGCCGCGCGCCACGGGATGACGCTCACCGTGCTCGGGCGCGCCGAGATGGAGCAGGAAAAGATGGGTTCGTTTCTGTGCGTGGCGCAGGGGACGCCGGAGGAGCCTCGTCTCGTCGCGCTCGAGTATCGCGGCGGCGCGCCGGATCAGCAGCCCGTGGTACTGATTGGCAAGGGCCTCTGCTTCGACACCGGTGGCATCTCCATCAAGCCGGCACCGGAAATGGAGTGGATGAAGTTCGACATGTCGGGCGCGGGCGGGGTGATGGGTGCGATGGACGCCATCGGTCGTCTCAAGCTGCCCGTGAACGTGGTGGGCATCATCGGGTCGACCACCAACATGCCCTCCGGCACGGCCGTGAAGCCCGGTGACGTCGTACGGGCCTCGAACGGCAAGACGATCGAAATCATCAACACCGACGCCGAAGGTCGTCTGGTGCTGGCCGACCTGTTGGTGTTCGCGAAGCGGTTCAACCCGGCGATCGCCATCGATGCGGCGACGCTCACGGGTGCCATCGTGATTGGTCTTGGTGCGAATGCGGTCGGCGTGTTCGGAAAGGACCAGTCAGCGGTCGACGAAGTCCTGGCCGCCGGAGCGGCTTCAGGTGAGCCGGGATGGCCCCTTCCGCTGTGGGATGAGTACAAGGAGCAGATCAAATCCGATGTGGCCGACCTGAAGAATACAGGCGGCCGCGCGGCGGGCTCCATCACCGCTGCTCTCTTCCTGCAGGAATTCGTGGACGGTTATCCGTGGGTGCATCTCGACGTGGCCGGGACGGCCTATTCGCAGGTCGATCTGGGCTGGATTCCGAAGGGACCGACGGGGACGCCCGTGGGCACGTTCGTCGAAATCGTACGGGCGCGCGCGCGTCGGTGA